A DNA window from Bos indicus x Bos taurus breed Angus x Brahman F1 hybrid chromosome 16, Bos_hybrid_MaternalHap_v2.0, whole genome shotgun sequence contains the following coding sequences:
- the G0S2 gene encoding G0/G1 switch protein 2, with translation METVQELIPLAKELMAQKPSAKLVRMYVLGGVLALFGAVLGLMEAVCGPFAAAGRRREREATLAELRAARGESAPREQGKPLEAVQGCRALSNRLHAS, from the coding sequence ATGGAGACGGTCCAGGAGCTGATTCCCCTGGCCAAGGAGCTGATGGCGCAGAAGCCCAGCGCGAAGCTGGTGCGAATGTACGTGCTGGGCGGCGTGCTGGCGCTCTTCGGCGCCGTGCTCGGCCTGATGGAGGCCGTGTGCGGCCCCTTCGCGGCCGCCGGCCGCCGGCGGGAGCGCGAGGCGACCCTGGCCGAGCTGCGGGCCGCCCGGGGGGAGTCGGCCCCGCGGGAGCAAGGCAAGCCGCTGGAGGCAGTCCAGGGCTGCCGGGCCCTGTCCAACCGGCTGCACGCCTCCTAG